The genomic interval AGACGGCTGCAGTAGCCGGGCACCTGGTAGAAATACGCCCCACCTTCCGCACCATGCACGCGAAGTTGTCTCACCCGCCGGGCGATCTCCTCATCGCTGCACAGCACAATGCCGCCGTCTCCAAATGCCCCCAGATTCTTGGTCGGATAGAAACTCAAAGCGGTGGCGTGACCAACTGCGGCGACCGGCATGCCGTTCTGCTGCGCACCGATAGCCTGCGCCGAGTCGTTAATCAGGTACAGTCCGTGCTCCTGTGCAATACGCCATAGCGCCTGCCGGTCGGTCATCTGCCCGAACAGGTCCACAGGCAATAATGCGCGGGTGCGCGGCGTGATGGCGCGTTCTATCGCGTTCACATCGATATTATAGGTGTCGGGGTCGATGTCTACATACACCGGCTTCGCTCCCAGACGCACGATCACCTCGGTAGTGGCTCCAAAAGTGAAAGGGGTGGTAATCACCTCATCGCCCGGGCCAATACCCACCGCCGCCAGAGACAGCTCCAGTGCATCGGTGCCGGACGCCACCCCGATACCAAAGCGTGCCCCGCACAGCGTGGCTATCTCCTCTTCCAGATACTGCACGTTCTCACCTAATATGAACCGCCCGCTCTCCAGCACCCGGGCAACAGCAGTATCTATCTCCTCACACAGGGCACGATACTGCGCTTGAAGGTCTACCAGCGGAACATGGATCGTCTTGCTCACGCTACTTTCCTCTCCAGTGGCATCGCAGGTTTGGTTCAGTAGAGTAATCACCAGCTCGTCCCCAATCGACTTTCGCGCTCGATACGGCTACCCGCTGCGATGACCGCATCGCTGATGCGGCTACCTGCGGCAACAGACACATCGCAATCGCAAATCACGCGCGTCAGGTCGGTCCCCTCGCCGAGATGCACTCTCTCCAGCAACACGCAATCCTCCAACACGCACCCCCGTTCGATATGACAGCCTGCACCAATGACCACCGTACCACGCAGGTGTACGCCGTCCTCAACCACTGCACCTTCCCCGATGTGTGCCAGTGCTCCCGAATCGAGAGTCGCACACACCTGCGCGCCTTCCATGCACCACAAGCCCTCCCTCAGCGGCGCACCGGGCAGGGGAACGCGCACCCGCCCACGCAGCAGGTCGTTGGTGACCTTCCAGTACTGTGTGGGACCGGCCACATCGACCCAGTAGCCCTCGGCAGGCGCGCCATACAAGCCTTCTCCCTGCGCAATCATGCGCGGATAGATTTCGCGCTCTATCGACACCATTCTGCCTTCGGGAATGCTCTCGATCACCTCCGGCTCCAGCACATAGAATCCCGCGTTGATGTAATCCCAGCCGGTCTGCTCTACATTCGGGTTGGCTGCCAGCGCCTTCTTCTGCTCCTCTGTTGGCTCTCGCCACGCCAGAACCCTGCCTTCGCTGTCCAGGTCCAGCACGCCGTAAGGGTTGGGGCTGGGCACAGCCTTCAGGGCAATGGTGGCGCGCGCTCCACGCTGTCGGTGAAGGTCTATGATCGCGCTCAGGTCGAAGTCGGTCACAATGTCGCCGTTGAATACAGCAACCGTTTCCTGTCTCCAGAGGCTCTTTGCCGCATTGCGGATGGCGCCTGCCGTGCCCAGAGGCTGGTCCTCCTGCGCGTAGCGCATCTTCACGCCGAAGCGGCTGCCATCCCCAAAATGCTTTTCAATCGCCTCAGCCATGTAGTTGGTGGCGAATACAATCTCATCCACGCCATGCGTCTTCAACAATGCAACCTGATACTCCAGCAGCGGGCGGTTCAAGATGGGCATGAGAGGTTTCGGACGGGTGTAAGTCAGCGGACGGAAGCGCGTTCCGAACCCACCGGCGATAATGATTCCCTGCATTCCATCACCTCCTCAAACCAAAAATGCTGAAGCCTTGCACAGAACACCCGACACATTATACTCACTGGCGAAGGTATTTGTAAAGGTAATGGGAACCTGACCGAGAACCAGTCTGCGATGGTGATGCCACTTGCTACGCACGCCTGCCGATGCACGCCAAAAACAATGACAGGGGCGGGCTTGTCGCCCGCCCTAAGCAATCGTGCAGGCACCAAAGGCGTCAGAACCGATAGTTCGCCTCGATGAAAAATAGCCCGCCGTCGTCGCCAGCAGGATAGACCGAACGGACAACGCCTCTGCCCTGAACCCAGCTTTTATAGACCGATAGCTGCAGGTTGTCATCGACACGGTAGTTCAGGGAGATGTCGAACACATCCGCGAGGTCGCGATTGCCCCCGGACGGTCTGCCTGCGATGCCGAAGGTGGCGTTGTCGAAGGCGCCGCCTCCGGCGTACCACAGGTCTTCGCTGCGCTGCAGACGCAGGCGATGGAAATCCGCTCGAAGAGACCAGCGTGGATGCGGCGTCAACATCACCTGTATAAAGGTATCTTCCAGGTTCATCGTGTTGTAGAACGGGGTCAGGGCGTACAGGCGTGGCGTGAAAGTACCGGGGAAGAAGGTCTTGTGTGTATCGTCCGCGTTATCGCCATCGCCGGAACCGAGGTAGTAGCCGACACGCACCCAGGGTTTCCACATAGTTGGGAACTGGAAACCCGCTTCTGCCGCCAGCGCGTATGCGGAGTGGCTCAAACGCCCCCACTCCCCGCCCTGCAGTGCTGCCCACAACAACAGGTCAGCCCGACCGGCGGCGCTGTTCCAATCCTGCACCCAGTGTCCGCCCAGTGTCCACACGCGCACTTCGTCGGTATCTGCCTGTCGTGCAGCCAGTGGGCGGTTGTCCACCTTCAGCACATCGCGCGAGTCGCGAAACCATCCCCAGAAGAGACGCCAGTCGTAATTGGTACCGCCTTTCTCGTGGGCGCGCGCATACGCCAGATAGAGCTGGTTCACCCGGGTCAGTGTCGGGTTGCCGTTCAGGTCGAAAGCGCCTTGCGTGGGATAAGCAGCAAACGCCACCCAGCGCGATGAGTCACTCCCCAGCTGAACCAATACCCCATCGAACGAGCGAGTCACAGGGGCGAAACCGAACGGACCGATGAGACGGTTACTGATTCGGTTCGTGTGCAACCAGTTCAATCCCGCGTCTTTGACAGTGACCTCGCGCCCATCGGCATACTCCATCCGCCCCAATTGAACGGTTCCCCAATCCCGTTTCCACTGGATGCTCAACTGTTTCAGGAACAGGCTTGCGCGGTTATCACCGTTGACCGCTCGTAAAGTTCCGCCGAGTCCCAGCTGTCCCGCGGGGGGCGGCGCAACAGCGTTCGGTAGGCTGAACAGCGACGCTTGCGCCAGCTCGGCAGTCCACACAGAGTTCCCTGAGCTGCCGCTCAGTGCAAGGCGCAGTAGAGAATGGGCATAGGTGTAGTCGGAGTCGAACCCCTGCACATTGAACCACTGCCAGTCCTCCACACGAAAGCGCCAGCTGCCCTGAATGGTGGGTTGCTGGGCGGTCGCCGCCACCATCAGCAGGCTAACCGCGGCGACAGCGAAACAGGTGACTTTTCTCATCGACACATGCCTCCTTTTCACACTGATATTGGTTATGTCTATCCGATTATCCTGCTTCCGATTGTAGATGGGGGGTCAGGCGACGCGACAACCACCGTGCGGCTGCATCGAAACAATAGCCCAGCCCACCGATAACCAGGATCACCGCCATCATCTCGCTGTAGGCGAGACGGTCGCGCGTGTCCAGAATGTAATAACCTAGACCTGCGCTAACCCCCAGCATCTCCGCTGGAACCAGCACAATCCATGCGATGCCCACCGCCAGCCGAAAGCCAGTCAATACATGGGTTAACACCGCAGGCAAATACACCAGACGCACCAGTTCCCAGCGGCGCGCGCCCATACTGCGAACTGCCAGTATCCACTGCTTATCGATGTGCGAGATGCCTGCCCGTGTGTTCAGCATCATGGGGAACACCGTCGCGATGCCAATCAGAAAATAAGCTGGCGCGTCGCCCACACCGAATACCATGATGGCGATGGGCATCCACGCCAGTGGGGAAATCATGCGCAGCAGCTGCAACACCAGGGTGCTGGCGCGTTCCAGCCAGCCCACTGTGCCCAGCAACACGCCCAGCGGCACCCCGACTGCGCTTCCGATGGCCAGCCCGAGTATCACGCGCTTCAGGCTGACTGCGATGTGTGGCGTCAACGCGCCAGTGCTGAGCAGGTCCCACAAACTGCGGAAGGTGGGCAGGGGAGCAAACGATGCCAGAACGCCTTCCGCCCCGCGCGATAAGCTCCACACCTGCCACCCCATCAGCAACACGCCAATCCCAGCCAGCGGCAACAGCTTCCGATGCCATCGGGCGGAAGGTAGAGCGGCGGAATGCATCGCAGTGGTCACGGCTCGAACGCCTCCGTTCGGGTGAGTTGCCTGGGCAACCCGAAACTGGATGTCCCGCCCGCGGCGGCAATCGCCTTGCGCACGAAACGGTCATCGACTAAATCCCGCGCCACCTGCTCGGGCTTGAGCGTGCGCAGGAAGTCGCGGTTGCCCTCCACCTGCGTGCGCTGCAACAGGCGCACCAGCAACGCCGTATACGAAGGGAAGGGATACGGCTGAAAGTCGATGCGCGGCACCCGCCACGCTTTGTGCCGGATGGCACCCTCGTGCTGGTAGAAAACGGGGTCGTACTGCACCAGCACGCGCAGCAGCACTGCTTGCGGGTGAGGCGTGTATTTGCCTGCCTCTCGCGACAGCAGGCGGGCGGTTTCTATCCGATTCTGGCGGATCCACTGCTGCGCTTTCACGACGGCATTCACCACCGCCTGCGTCCAATCGGGTCGCTGTTGCAGGTCGTCCTCGTGCATCAACACGACGCAGCAGGCATGGTCGCGCCACACATCCCCAGACAGCCGCAGCACCCGCCCGACGCGGTTGGTTTCCGCGGCGGCGTTAAAGGGTTCTGCCACAATATAGCCAGCGATGGAGCGGTTCGCCAGGGCAGAGACCATCTCAGGGGGCGGCATCACCACCAGCCCCACTTCGTTCTCGCGCAGCTTTTTCCCCTGTGGACGCAGCACAGGCTGCAGCCCCTCTCGGCGCAACAGCTCCTGGAGTATCACGTTGTGGATGGAGTAGTAAAACGGAATGGCTACCTGCTGTCCACCCAGTTGCTGCAGGGAGCGAATCTGCGGCTGCACCGTGATGGCGGAGCCGTTGGTGTGATTCCATGCCACCACCTTCGCGGGGAACCGATTTCCGTAACGCAGCAGGATAGCCGTAGGCATCAGGATATGCACCACGTTCACCTGCCGCGCGATGAAAGCTTCCACCAGATTCGGCCAGGCGCGGAACAGGCGGGGTTGTTCCGCAGTAAGCCCTTCCGCTTCGAACATTTTGCGTGCATGTGCCACCAGCAGGGGCGCGGCGTCGGTGATGGGCAGGTAGCCGATACGCACCGGCTGTTCCTTAGCACGCTGGGATGCCGAGGGTGTCTGCGCCAGTAACGCGCCAATCGCCGCCATCGAGAAAGCCTGACAACAGTTCAAATGACCCAATCCGCAACCTCCTTCGCCTCTTCACGTAGTGTACTGTGTCTGGCGAGATGCTCGACAATCGTGGTATGAAGATGTATCATCTGGGGGTCTCGATACTGCCTCGGATGCGGCACGTTGATGTGCCACTGCTGCTCGATGCGCCCTGGACGTGCGCTCATGAGCAGTACCCTGTCTGCCAGAAACAGCGCCTCGTCGATATCGTGAGTGACCAGCAGGCAGGTCGTGTTCTGCCGGTGCACCAGCTGCAGCAGGGTGCCTTGCAGATGGTGGCGGGTGTGGGCATCCAGCGCGGCGAACGGCTCGTCCAGCAGCAACAGGGAGGGGTTCCGCACCAACGCCCGCGCCAGCGCAACCCGTTGCGCCATGCCGCCGCTCAGCTGGTGGGGATAGTGGCGTGCGAACGCCTCCAGCCCCACAGCACACAGCACGCTCTCTACCCTGCGACGCAACACCGCGGCGGGTAACTTCTCCCGCTGCATCTGCAACCCCAGAGCGACGTTCGACCACACTTTGCGCCAGGGTAGCAGACAGGGGTCTTGGAACACGACCGCCACGTCAGGGTGTGGCTCGCGCAGCGGGTTTCCGTTCAGAAGCACCTCCCCCGCGTCTGCGGGCTGCAGTCCAGCGATGGTGAGCAGCAGCGACGATTTGCCACAGCCACTGGGACCCAGCAGGCACACAATCTCTCCCTGCCGCACTTCGAAGGAGATATGCTCGAACGCAACGAGTGCCGCGTCGCGCGTGCGGTACACTTTCGTCAGGTCTGCGACCCGCAGCAGGGGCTGGGCGTTGCTCATCGCGCTGCAGGCTCCTTCTGGGACTGTTTGAGTTGCAACGCCAGCTGGGTGGTGCTTGGCGTCAGCACCGGCAGGAAGGTAACTTCGCGCAGGCGTCGCGCGGTGCCGCTGTCGCGGAAGTACGCCGCACCACCCGCCGCTTCCAGTTCAAGCTGCGCCGCCTTCACAGCCAGATCCACCCACTGGATGCGTGTTTGAAACAGCCGACGCAGGTCGGACTGTCCGTATCGTCTCTGCTGCGCAAGCCGTTGCGTGCGGCGTTGTAGCCGATGCCACTGTCGGCAGGCGGTCTCCACCCGCTGTTCCAGAATCGCCTTCGCACCCTGCATTTTCGCCGATGCTTCCTGCAATGCCCGCCGCGTTATGCCCATCGGCAGCCCGCACTGTAACAGCAGAAAGCGCGGACGAACGCTTTGGAGAAAGTCGTGCGCGTTGTCGCTGAGCAGCCAGCGTCGGGGGAGCCGCACGGAACGCAGCGTCAACGACGCGGTCTCGGAGCTCTGCAAGCCCAGCAGCTGAAACGTCTCGCTCCGTTCCACTCCCTGCGCCTCCGCGGGTACCGCCGCCACGATTGCCTGCCGTTCGTCCACCTGCGCTGCCACAGCCACTACAAAACGATTGACCCGCAAATTCGACGCCCACGGGAGATGACCGTCCAGCTGAATCTCATCCTCATGCAACACCGCCCGCGTGCGCAGTGGCTCCAGACCGCCGAGATACTTCATGGCGTTGGATAGTCCCGTCGCTCCCGCGCGGCGGGCGGTTAACAGGTCAGGCAGCAGGGTGTCGCGCAGGTCGGTGTTGGGCGTGTGCAGCAGGTACTCGATGAACACCCGCTGGCACCAGAACAGAAACGCTGTGGTGAGACACTCTGCGGAGACCTCGGCAATGGCTTGCACCGCTTCCCACAAGGTGTCGCCCTCGCCACCCATTTCTCGGGGCACGCCGTGGTGCAGGTAGCGTTGCTCCGCCAGTAGCTGCAGTGCGTGGTGGGCATCCCCATGCCCTTCGTTCATCGCGAGCGCGGATGCCGCTAGCTGCTCGCGTATCGTTTGTGCTGCCACGGTATGCCTCCTTATCGCACGTTCTGGATGGTGGTCAGGTGGTCTACAGGCGCACCGACTACCTCGCGAGCCTTCAGCACTGTTTGCTCGTCGGGGCTGTCATACAGGCACAGGCACTTGCTCATGTCCTCGCAGACGTAGGTGCGCTCGAACTTCACCTCAGGCACCTGAGCATACAGCGGCGACTTTTCCGCCTTGCGCTTCAGATAGGCTTCCATCGTTAACCCCGCAGGCAGGTTCCACTCTACGAGGTAGTTCGCTCGCGCTTTGCGCTGGCGTACGGTCTCCAAATCCTGCCCGACCAGCCGCACCTGCTTCACCAGCTCTGCCTGCAAGCCGCTGCGGGCAAACGCCTCGCGTGCCGCCTGTTCATCTGACGCCAGCAACACCACATACAGGCGGTTGTCCTGTGCGCTCGCCTGGGCTTCCAGCAGCTCGGCGCGCGTTTCCACTGCCTGAAGTCGCTGTTCGAGTAGCGCACGCTCTACACCATTGCAACTGCTCTCGATGAGGTACAGGTTCATTGCAAACGCCTCCTGCATTAGTTTACTATGATGATACCTTTAGTCAGGATAAATGTCAAGGGTGATAGAGACCTTCTGTGGTGCATTTTTTGCCTTGCCCCTCCGCTCGAAGGTGAAGTATAATCAGGATGCATGCTCCAAACGGCTTCAGGAGCGTACGCAAAATGCGGGTGGGCGCGTTAAGGCTGGATAGACGCAAGCTGGAACGCCTCTGTCGTAAGTGGCGCATCGTCAAGCTGGAGGCGTTCGGCTCGGTACTGAGGTCAGACTTCCACAGTGAAAGCGACGTCGACCTGCTGGTTACTTTCGCTCCAGATGCCAGATGGTCGCTGATGCAACTATATGAGGCGGAGCAAGAGTTTGCCGCGCTTTTCGGACGCCGCGTGCAGCTTGTCCCCAGAAGCGGCATCGAGCGCAGCGCGAACTACATCCGGCGCCAAGCGATACTGGATAGTGCCGAGGTCATCTATGCCGCATGACCCCGCAGCGGCGATGCTGGATATGTTGATTGCAGCACAACGGGCTGTCAGCCGTCTGGGTGCAAGTACGGAGGAAGAGTTCCTTGCCGACGAAGATGCCCAGTGGTTCATGTTCAGCCAGATTGTCATCATTGGGGAGGCGGCCAATCGTGTGGATATGGCCACACGTGCCCAGCACCCGGAAATCCCATGGGCTGCAGCTGTTTCCATGCGCAACCGTGTCGTACACGGTTATGACGCGATAGATTGGCGTATTGTGTACGCTACCGTAAAACACGACCTTCCCTCCCTTATCGAAGCTCTCAAGGCAATCGTCCCTCCAGAACAACAGTCACCCTGAGTGACGTTGGCGTACCTCCTCCCAACCTTGCCCCCCTGCTCGCGCGTGCAGTATAATCTGTAAGGCAGAAGTTTTTTCACAGGAGACGGCAAGCGCATGGCGGATGCGACCAATATCCCGAAAGTGTACGACCCCACGCAAGTGGAGGAGAAATGGTATCGCTACTGGAGCGAGAAAAACTACTTTGCACCCAATCCCGCGCCTGGAAAACCCGTATACTGTATCACCATTCCCCCACCGAACGTCACTGGCTCCCTGCATATCGGGCACGCGCTGTGCTACACCATCCACGATACCCTCATCCGCTGGCGCAGGATGCAGGGCTACAACACCCTGTGCGTGCCCGGCACCGACCACGCGGGCATCGCCACCCAGAACGTGGTGGAGAAGCAATTGCGCCGCGAGGGGCTGACGCGCCACGACCTCGGCAGAGAGAAGTTCTTAGAGCGCGTGTGGGACTGGGTGCGCGAATACGGCGGGGTCATCCTCACCCAGTTCCAGCGGCTGGGATGTTCCTTCGACTGGAGCCGCACCCGATTCACGATGGACGAAGGCTATGTGAACGCCATTATGGAATGCTTCGTGCGCTGGTGGGAGGACGGGCATATCTACCGGGGCAAGCGCGTTATCAACTGGTGTCCCCGCTGCCTGACCGCCCTCTCCGATATCGAAGTGGAGCATGAAGACCAGCCGTCGCAGCTCTACTACATCCGCTACCCGTTCAAAGATGGTTCCGGACATGTGGTGGTCGCGACCACTCGCCCTGAGACGATGCTGGGCGACACCGCCGTTGCCGCCAACCCCGCCGACGAGCGATACCAGCACCTGTTCGGCAAGACCATCCTCCTGCCGCTGGTGGGCAGGGAAATCCCCTTCATCGCCGACGATTACGCCAAACCCGAGTTCGGCACCGGCGCGGTAAAGGTCACGCCAGCACACGATGCCAACGACTTCGAGTGTGGATTGCGCCATAACCTGCCGCAGGTGGTGGTCATCGACGAACACGGGCGCATGACCGATGAGGCAGGTGAGCGATACGCTGGTCTGGACCGCTACGAGGCACGCGAGAAGGTGCTGCAAGACCTGCAGGAGCAGGGGCTGCTGGAGAAGGTAGAGGACTATGTGGTGCCCGTGGCAACCTGCGCCCGCTGCGATACGGTCATCGAACCGTTGCTATCGGAGCAGTGGTTCGTGCGCATGAAAGCCATTGCCCAGCCCGCTATCGACGCGGTGAAAGAAGGGCGCATCCGCTTCATCCCTGACCGCTATGCCCGTACCTATCTGGACTGGATGGAGAACATCAAGGACTGGTGCATCTCGCGCCAGCTGTGGTGGGGACACCGCATCCCCGTGTGGACTACCGAAGACGGGGAGTACATCGTCGCGCGGTCGGAAGAAGAGGCACGGCAGAAGGCGGATGGCAAATCCATCCGTCAGGACGAAGACGTGCTGGATACCTGGTTTTCCTCTGCGCTGTGGCCCCACGCCGTGCTGGGCTGGCCCGAGCAGACCGGCGACCTGAAAACTTACTATCCCACCTCCGTGCTGATTACCGCGCGTGACATCATCTACCTGTGGGTGGCGCGCATGATAATGACGGGGCTGTACTTCATGAACGACGTGCCCTTCCGCGATGTGTACATCTATGCCACCGTGCTGGACGAGCAGGGGCGGCGCATGAGTAAGTCGCTGGGAACGGGTGTAGACCCGCTGGACCTGATTGAGATGTATGGGGCAGATGCGCTGCGCTTCGCCCTGCTGGTGCGCACCGCGAAGGGACAGGATATCCGCTTCGCCAGCATCCAGCATGGCAGGCACAGTCAGGTAGAAGAGGCACGTAACTTCTGCAACAAAATCTGGAACGCTTCCCGCTTTGTCTTGATGAATCTGGACGAGGGGTTCCGCCAGCGGTTCGACGGTTCGTTGCCTGCAGACGAGCAGATGAACGATATCGACCGCTGGATACTGAGCCGTCTGAACCACACCATCCGCACGGTCAACAGCGCGCTGGAAAGCTACGACATGGACGACGCCGCCAAAGCCATCTACTCGTTCCTGTGGGATGAGTATTGCGACTGGTATATCGAGATGTGCAAACCGCGCCTGAACGCAGGGGGCACTGAGCGGGAGGTCGCCCAGCGTGTGTTGAGCGTGGTGCTGGAGCATACCCTGCGCCTGCTGCATCCCTTTATGCCTTACATCACGGAAGAAATCTGGCAGAGCCTGCCGCATGAAGGCGAAAGCATCATGGTCGCCCCCTTCCCGACAGAGCAGCTGCAGTGGAACGCGCCGGAGGCAGAAGCACGTATGCAACGATTGATAGAGGCGGTGCGTACCATCCGTGCCCTGCGTACGGAGATAGGCTTTGACATTTCGCTGAAGGCGAATGTGTTTGTCGTGCCGTCGTCGCCGCACGCAGCTGCACTCCTGCAGGAGTACGAACCAGTGATTCGCACCCTGCAACGGGTGGAGCCGATGACCGTCGTGGAGAGCCTGCCGGAGGGCGTCAAAGCGGTTGCTACGCACTGTGAACTGGCGGACGTGTACCTGCAGCTGGAGGCGGTAGACTTGGAGAAGGAGCGGCAGCGCATTCAGAAGGAGCTGGCTTCGCTGGAAAAAGAGCTGCTGCGAGTCAAAGGCAGGCTGAACAACGAGCAGTTCCTGCAGCGCGCGCCGCGCGAGGTGGTGGAGAAGGAGCAGGCGATTCATTCCGAGCTGCTCGAGAAGCAGGCGAAGCTGCTGGAGCGTCTGAAGCGTCTCGAGTAGAGCTGGAGTGGCGTGGACGGCGGTAACCCCAGCTGGGGTGCTGTCGTCTATATTTGCGCAGAAAACCAAAAGGCGGATAAAAGGAGTGTGGAATGCTCGGCAGAGGGATACTGTTGCTTGGTTTACTGTGGTATGGCGCCGGTTTTGCGATGGCGCAATCGCAGGATATTAACGATTACGTGCAGACCCGTCTGCACGACCTGCGTGCTACCGTCAAACAGCAGGCTGCCAACCAGCGCGAGCTGGAAAAGATAAATAAAGATTTCGCCAACTCATACCGCATCAAACAGATGACCGCCCGCTATAAAGAGCCGTCCAGGATGCGGCTGGAGAGCAAAGTGGGCGTGGTCAATGTGGTGTACATCATCAACGGCAACTACAAGCACGTCTCGGCAGGTCCCATCAAACACACCGACGACATTAGCAACGCACCGGGCAAGCGACAATCGCTGATGGATTTCGGAATCCTGACGCCCAGCTTCATGAAGCTGGTCAACGCGAAGTTCCTGCGCTACGATCAGGAGGGTGGCGTGCGCTACCCGGTGTTTGAGTTGACGTGGGCGAACTCCGACGACACTTCCAAACACATCGTGTGGATGGATGGTAAAACCCGCACGGTGGTCAAGCGGCAGTGGTATAACCAGCAGGGCAAGCTGATGGCAACCTTTTACTACAAGAACCCGGTAGAAGCCGCACCGGGCATCTGGGTACCCACGCGGGTAGAGGTGTACAACGCCGAAGGCAAGCTGGGCGGCGTCACCACCTACGTGAACCTGTACGTGAACGAAGGCTTGCCCGATAGCCTCTTCCAGTTCTAGCAGCTCGGCGGGAGTGTACCCCCCTACACTCCCGCAAACGCGCTGAACCCCCCGTCTATCGGAATAACCGCTCCTGTGACAAACGCGCTCGCCGGCGACGCCAGCCAGATAATGGTGCCTACCAGGTCGTCCGGTTCGCCAAAGCGTCCCATCGGAGTGTGCGCGATGATTGCCTGCCCGCGCGGCGTCAGGTTGCCCGCTTCGTCCAGCAGCAGGTAGCGGTTCTGCTTGGTCAGGAAAAAGCCAGGCGCGATGGCGTTGACCCGCACTTTGGGCGAGTACTCCTGCGCGATATGCACCGCCAACCACTGCGTGAAGTTGCTCACCGCCGCCTTCGCTGCGGAGTAGCCCAGCACGCGCGTCAGCGGCTTGAACGCCGACATGGACGAGAAGTTGATGATGACACCGCCCGCCTCGTTCTCCAGCATCTGCTTCGCAAATACCTGACTGGGCAGTATCGCCCCGCCAAACAGGTTCAGGTTCACCACCTGCTGCAGGGCTTCTACGGGCAGGTCGAAGAAACGCCGGTCAGGCGAGGTGGAGGCTTCGGGCATATTGCCGCCCGCCGCGTTCAACAAAACATCTACCGTGCCCACCTCCTGTTTCACCTGCTCTGCCACCCGCTCGATATCCGCTTTATCCAGCACGTCCATGCAGTAGCCGTACGCCTCGAGACCCAGCTGGCGCAACTCTTGCAGACGCACCTCCAGCGGCGCGATGTCGGTCAGCACGATGCGCGCTCCCGCCCTGCCGAGGCCTTTCGCAATGGCGCCTGCCAGCACACCGGCACCACCTGTGAACAAAGCCACTTTACCCTTCACCGAGAACAGCTCCTCGATATAGCTCATAATCCACCTCCTGCGGCTACAGGTTTATTGAACATCCTGGCTCCCTTTCCTTCATGGTGTGACAAGACGGGCGTGTCTCTGGAAAGCCTGCGCCAGGTCATCCATCAGCTGCTGGAAGAACCGGTATTTCTCCGCGTACGCCTCCACCGCATCCTGCTGAGGCAGGTACTGCCTGCCGGTTCGCACCATTGCCTGCGTTGCCTGCTCTACATCCGCATACACGCCCAGAGCAGTATACCCCAGTATCGCCGAGCCGACCAGCCCGGGCTCCTCCACCTGGCTCACCTGCAACGGGATTCCCAGCACATTCGCCATCGTTTGCATCCACAACGGCGAACGCACCCCACCACCACCGATGCGAATCTCCCGCGGAACCACACCGTTCTCTCGCAATGCGTCGTATACGATGCGCAGGGCGAAACACACCCCTTCCATTGCCGCCCGAACCACATGTCCCCGTGTGTGGTAGCCGCGCAGTCCAAAAAACACTCCCGATGCGGCATTGCCGATTTGCGGGTTGCGTTCCCCACTGAGGAAGGGCAAGAAGAACAGCCCCGCCGTGTCGGAAACGCGCTCTCCTTCGCGGTTCATCGCCTCGTAGTCCATACCCAAAACGCTGTCACGCAGCCAGCGCAAGGTGATGCCCGCGTTATTGATAGCTCCACCCGGAAACCACCTGCCGCAGGCAAGGTAACAGGTCTGCAGCCTCATCGCGGGGTCGGCGTCCAGCACCGGCTGGGGCATTGCCACGCGCAACATCGCGGTAGTGCCCAGATTGATTGCCCCAGCCCCTCCCACCAGCGCACCGATGCCGATAGCCACCGCACCC from Bacillota bacterium carries:
- a CDS encoding DUF4242 domain-containing protein translates to MNLYLIESSCNGVERALLEQRLQAVETRAELLEAQASAQDNRLYVVLLASDEQAAREAFARSGLQAELVKQVRLVGQDLETVRQRKARANYLVEWNLPAGLTMEAYLKRKAEKSPLYAQVPEVKFERTYVCEDMSKCLCLYDSPDEQTVLKAREVVGAPVDHLTTIQNVR
- a CDS encoding acyl-CoA/acyl-ACP dehydrogenase, whose translation is MAAQTIREQLAASALAMNEGHGDAHHALQLLAEQRYLHHGVPREMGGEGDTLWEAVQAIAEVSAECLTTAFLFWCQRVFIEYLLHTPNTDLRDTLLPDLLTARRAGATGLSNAMKYLGGLEPLRTRAVLHEDEIQLDGHLPWASNLRVNRFVVAVAAQVDERQAIVAAVPAEAQGVERSETFQLLGLQSSETASLTLRSVRLPRRWLLSDNAHDFLQSVRPRFLLLQCGLPMGITRRALQEASAKMQGAKAILEQRVETACRQWHRLQRRTQRLAQQRRYGQSDLRRLFQTRIQWVDLAVKAAQLELEAAGGAAYFRDSGTARRLREVTFLPVLTPSTTQLALQLKQSQKEPAAR
- a CDS encoding nucleotidyltransferase domain-containing protein, giving the protein MRVGALRLDRRKLERLCRKWRIVKLEAFGSVLRSDFHSESDVDLLVTFAPDARWSLMQLYEAEQEFAALFGRRVQLVPRSGIERSANYIRRQAILDSAEVIYAA
- a CDS encoding ABC transporter ATP-binding protein, which codes for MSNAQPLLRVADLTKVYRTRDAALVAFEHISFEVRQGEIVCLLGPSGCGKSSLLLTIAGLQPADAGEVLLNGNPLREPHPDVAVVFQDPCLLPWRKVWSNVALGLQMQREKLPAAVLRRRVESVLCAVGLEAFARHYPHQLSGGMAQRVALARALVRNPSLLLLDEPFAALDAHTRHHLQGTLLQLVHRQNTTCLLVTHDIDEALFLADRVLLMSARPGRIEQQWHINVPHPRQYRDPQMIHLHTTIVEHLARHSTLREEAKEVADWVI
- a CDS encoding valine--tRNA ligase; translation: MADATNIPKVYDPTQVEEKWYRYWSEKNYFAPNPAPGKPVYCITIPPPNVTGSLHIGHALCYTIHDTLIRWRRMQGYNTLCVPGTDHAGIATQNVVEKQLRREGLTRHDLGREKFLERVWDWVREYGGVILTQFQRLGCSFDWSRTRFTMDEGYVNAIMECFVRWWEDGHIYRGKRVINWCPRCLTALSDIEVEHEDQPSQLYYIRYPFKDGSGHVVVATTRPETMLGDTAVAANPADERYQHLFGKTILLPLVGREIPFIADDYAKPEFGTGAVKVTPAHDANDFECGLRHNLPQVVVIDEHGRMTDEAGERYAGLDRYEAREKVLQDLQEQGLLEKVEDYVVPVATCARCDTVIEPLLSEQWFVRMKAIAQPAIDAVKEGRIRFIPDRYARTYLDWMENIKDWCISRQLWWGHRIPVWTTEDGEYIVARSEEEARQKADGKSIRQDEDVLDTWFSSALWPHAVLGWPEQTGDLKTYYPTSVLITARDIIYLWVARMIMTGLYFMNDVPFRDVYIYATVLDEQGRRMSKSLGTGVDPLDLIEMYGADALRFALLVRTAKGQDIRFASIQHGRHSQVEEARNFCNKIWNASRFVLMNLDEGFRQRFDGSLPADEQMNDIDRWILSRLNHTIRTVNSALESYDMDDAAKAIYSFLWDEYCDWYIEMCKPRLNAGGTEREVAQRVLSVVLEHTLRLLHPFMPYITEEIWQSLPHEGESIMVAPFPTEQLQWNAPEAEARMQRLIEAVRTIRALRTEIGFDISLKANVFVVPSSPHAAALLQEYEPVIRTLQRVEPMTVVESLPEGVKAVATHCELADVYLQLEAVDLEKERQRIQKELASLEKELLRVKGRLNNEQFLQRAPREVVEKEQAIHSELLEKQAKLLERLKRLE
- a CDS encoding DUF86 domain-containing protein, whose protein sequence is MPHDPAAAMLDMLIAAQRAVSRLGASTEEEFLADEDAQWFMFSQIVIIGEAANRVDMATRAQHPEIPWAAAVSMRNRVVHGYDAIDWRIVYATVKHDLPSLIEALKAIVPPEQQSP